The following are encoded together in the Campylobacter devanensis genome:
- a CDS encoding MGMT family protein, producing the protein MNFNQEVYNLLRLIPKGKVVTYSQIALCLGNVKLARAVGNALHNNPNPKLYPCHRVVNRKGELSKAFAFGGSGAQMKMLVDENTQFDRFNRVRLDICGFDIEKFIKSQN; encoded by the coding sequence ATGAATTTTAATCAAGAAGTCTATAATTTGTTAAGATTGATACCAAAAGGCAAGGTGGTTACATACTCTCAGATTGCGCTGTGTTTGGGTAATGTGAAGTTGGCTAGGGCTGTTGGCAACGCTCTACACAATAATCCCAACCCAAAGCTATACCCTTGCCACAGGGTAGTAAATCGCAAAGGCGAATTATCTAAGGCATTTGCGTTTGGTGGGAGTGGTGCGCAGATGAAAATGCTAGTTGATGAGAATACCCAATTTGATAGATTTAATCGTGTTAGGCTCGATATTTGCGGGTTTGATATTGAGAAATTTATAAAGTCTCAAAACTAG